CATGGTGGTTGACGCCCACGACCCGTCGAAGAAACACCGGCCGATGATGACCACGGCGGATCTCTCTCTTCGCTTCGACCCGATCTACGGACCGATCGCGCGGCGCTACCTGCAGAACCCCGAGGAATTCGCGGATGCCTTCGCCCGGGCGTGGTTCAAGCTGACTCACCGCGACATGGGCCCTCGTTCGCGCTATCTAGGCCAGGAGGTTCCGGCCGAAGAGCTCATCTGGCAAGACCCGATCCCTGCCGTCAATCACAAGCTGATTGATGCACAAGACATCGCAGCTCTCAAAGGCACGATCCTGGCTTCGGGTCTGTCTGTTTCCCAACTGGTCTCAACGGCATGGGCATCGGCGTCCACGTTCCGCGGCTCCGACAAACGCGGCGGGGCAAACGGGGCGCGCATTCGTCTCGCCCCGCAGAAGGATTGGGAAGTTAACCAGCCGGTACAACTACAGGCCCTGCTCCAGACCCTTGAGGGAATCCAAAAGCAGTTCAACAGTGCGCAGATCGGCGGGAAGATGGTTTCGCTCGCTGACCTGATTGTTCTTGGGGGATGCGCAGGTGTCGAACAAGCCGCGAAGAATGCCGGACACGAGGTAACCGTTCCCTTCAGACCGGGACGGACGGATGCGTCACAGGAGCAAACCGATGTGGCGTCATTTGCCGTACTCGAACCGGCTGCAGATGGGTTCCGCAACTATCTCAAAACCAAATACAACGTATCGGCAGAGGAACTGCTGATTGATCGGGCGCAACTGCTGACACTGACCGCTCCCGAGATGACGGTTCTCGTTGGCGGCATGCGCGTCCTGAATGCCAACGTCGGAAAGTCCCAACACGGCGTCTTCACCAAACGCCCGGAGGCGCTTACCAACGACTTCTTCGTGAATCTGCTCGACATGAGCACCACGTGGAAGACGTCCCCAGAATCCGACGACGTGTTCGAGGGTCGTGATCGCAAGAGCGGTGAGCTCAAGTGGACCGGCACCCGTGTCGACCTCATCTTCGGCTCGAACTCCCAGCTGAGAGCGCTCGCAGAAGTATATGCGTGTGAAGACTCGCAGAATAAGTTCGTGCAAGACTTCGTGGCGGCCTGGAACAAGGTGATGAACGCGGATCGCTTTGACCCTGCCTGATCGTAGTATAAACGTCTTCGAGAGCTTTCTGACAGGATGGCAAAATAACGGTCAGCTAACAACCGTTTCCAGCGGACGGCGTACCGCCGCCGCTGAACCGGAACGTTTGTCGGCTCTGATCGAAATAAAAAATGGGTTAGATATCGGCGGGGCAGGAAAATGTTCGGAGGGAAACATGCTTGAATGTGAACGTTACAAAAATAAGATGGATTTTAGCGAATTCCATGAATTCGCCGGTAAGCTTTTTTGCGACGATTGTTACATGGACGCGCTCAGTCCTCGGGTCCACCCGAAAATAACACTTGCATACACCATAACATACGGCAATTACCGCATTACTTGATCCCAGAGTTTTGAAATGAATGACTTGGATGCCGTAATGGTCCTCCTTTTATTGAAGGAGGTTCATACTAAAATTATTTCAGTGTGAATTAGTTAACCATTACCTGTCTTCCAGTTCTTTAGGTATTATTGTATCCCATTTCAGACATTGGGGACATTTCCATTCTATATTTTCTAATTCAAAACCACACCTTTGGCATCTAAATCTTTTCTCAGGCATATCAAGTATATTCAACAGCTCCTGATATTCAGATATCATTTCATCTTTCTTCCCAGATGCTATAAGGATTCTTCCCAACTCTTTTCTTGCACATATAGAGGTTGGATTTATCCTTATCACAGACCGGAGCTCTTCTATTGCCTCCTTAATATCCCCTTCCCTGTATAGATATTCTGCCAGGGCAAAGTGAAGATGGTAGTTATCTTTATCTTCCTTTGAACTCTTCTTTAAAAACTCCTCAAAATCATCAGACTTGTCTTGCATAGAGTATACTTTTTCAAGTCTACCATACACAAGATAGGTTAAAGGCGGACTGATTTTAGTTACTCTCTTCCATGTAGAGATAGCTCCGCTATAATCATTTTGGAAAAGACATATATCTCCCAAATGAATAAGGGCATCTATACAATCAGGGTCTAAAGATATAGCTTTTTTGAAAGCCTCCTTTGCTGACTTTATATCATTATTAGCAAAGTAAGATTTCCCAACCTCTGTCTGAATATGCGCCAGGATGTTATTGTCGTTTGTCTTCCTCAGCGCTGATATTCTCTGCTGAATTGTATATGCCTTTTCCCATTCGTTAATCTCTTCGTAAAGCTCCTCAAGCTGTATATAGGCATCCAGCCTGGATGAGTCATTGTCAATTACCTCTTCAAAGGATGAAATGGCCCTCTTAATAAAACCAGCTTTTTTAAAGTCTAAACCCAGGTTGTACAAAGCCTGTATCTTAGTCTCTCTGTCAATTGTGGGGCGTAGTATTATACTGTTATGTATACGAATAGCCCGTCCAATCTCTCCCTTACTTCTAAACAGGTTCCCCAATGCTATATAGGTTTCAACTGTGTTGGAGTTTATCTGAACAGCTTTGGTAAATTCCTCTATGGCATGGTCATGGTCATTTGAGAGCAAATAATTTATACCCATTAGAAAGGCAGTGCTCTCTTTGCTTTCTCTTTTGACCTTAGGTTCTATAGCTGTCAATTTTGAGGAAAACCAACCCCCAATGATCAGACCCAGAAAAAGACCGACTAAAACCAGAATTACGGAGAAATAATACGGATTTAAAACATGCAGTTCCATGAAATCTTCCCCAGTTTAATTATTATTCATACGACTGTTTTGACTCCATAATAGGCAGATTTCTCAAGGAATTCAACTCGTCTTCCAATTCCAGAATGGTTTTCTGCTGCCTTTTTATCTCCTGCTTCAGTTTGAAACCGGAAAAAACACCGCCAAACCCTGCAACGAGAACGCCTACAAGGATAGAAATGAAGACTAATAAAAAAATAGGCATAGTCCATACTTCGTTAATAAAATAATATTGAAGGGAAACAGACTCTTGATTCTTAATGGCAAAGGTTATGGCAGCAATAAAAAAGAGCGTTACAAAAACCGTTTTTAACAACCTCATTAAATTTCCTCCTTTTTCATAACAGTTCACAGGGACCGGGGATCGGCAGTCCAATCGCAGACCGCTTACAAATCAGCAACGGACAACTGAGAACAGTCAACTGACACCACTTATATATCTACTCGCTTGAAAAGGGGTGACAGTTTATCATAGGTTTCGTCCAGGTGTTCGGGTATCACCCTGGTTTCAGCCATGAGCGGCATAAAGTTGATGTCGCCAGACCACCTTGGTACAACATGAAAATGCAAATGTTCCTCTATCCCCGCTCCAGCGACCTTTCCCTGATTCAATCCAACATTGAAACCATGTGGTTGAAATGCCTCCTTAAGTATAACAATTGATTTCTGTAAAACTAGAGAGAGGTTATTGACTTCTGTTATTTCCAAATCATCTAAACCGCTAACGTGCCTACCAGGAGCTACCAACAGGTGACCATAGGAATAAGGGTATTTATTTATCATCACCATAGAAAGCTTGCCACGGTATAATATCAAATTTGCCTTACTATCTTTTTCGCCAGGTTTAGAACAAAAAATACAGGTCTCTGGTTTATCCCCCAGGATATAATCCATCCTCCAGGGAGCCCAAATACTTTTCATCGCATCTCCATTCTATATTTCAATTAACTCCACCTTTCCATAGACGGCCATTTCCTTGCCCAGTATAATTAAACCACCCAAGATACCGTCGATCTTGGCAGCAAATTCCAGCGCTCTAGCAAAATCCCCTTTATCTTTTACAAGATTACCAACAGATGTAGCAGCAGCATCTGCCAGAAGAGCCGATTTTGAAACAACAGTAACTGCATCTGCCCTGCCAAAACTAATAGAATGGCCTACTGTACCTGAAGAAGTGCAAACCCCAAGGGGAGTATCCTCTGGATTGATTTTAATCCCTATTCTATTGCTCAGCGGAGACGCGCCGGCATATATACCAACGCTTATTTTTGAAGAAGTTTTAAGAAATATATCCCCTCCGTTTTCTACAATTATTTCCTCTGATCGGCCTAATAACTCTTTGCCAACAAACTCCGAAATAGTTCCTGCTACTGCTGCCATAGGCCCGGTTCCGGCTAAGCTTGAAGCCTCTATCATGGCCCTTATAATTTTAGGGGCAAAGGGATCTAATGGCAGTGGTATCAGGCTCTTTTGAAATTCTGGAAATCTCCTGATGTATTCCTCAATTTGGTACCTATACTTTAATACAGCATCCCTGGCTTCTCTGCCCAAGTCTTTACTAGCCCCGATATATAAATCCGTCTCTTTAACAAATACTTGAAAGTAGGTAAGCCTGTTGTCATGTATAAGATTTCTATAGGTTCTTTTTTGATGCATATTCACGATTTACGATTTGCGACTCACGAAGCTACCTGGCATCCAAAAAGTTCCTCCACCTTTTTAAATAGTACTTCCGATGGAGTTAAGCGGAACTCTTCACCCAGGGATATAACCGTTTCAATGAAATTTGGGAGTACCAGGTGGAGAAACGCCTCACTGTTCCCCTTGTGATTCAATAAAATATCTCTTAGTTTTTCCAGATGTTCTCTTGTTACAGAAGAGGTTTTAACAGTGAAATGAATACCGACATTAAGTTTTTCCTTTGCCTCTGAAAGGGGTATTATTTTTTTAGCTATTACTTTTGGATTCTCTTCTTCCATTGCCAGGGTCCCAAGGATCAGAATAGGTTCCTCTCCTTTTAAAAAGGAAGAGGTTTCCTTGTAAATATCAGGGAAAACCACTATTTCAATGAAACCCTTCAGATCTTCTAAGGTAACGCGGGCCATCCGATCTCCCTTGCGTGTATTAATTTCCCTGACAGAACTAACCATACCGCCGATTTTTATTTCTGCTCCATCATGAAATTCGACAATATCGAGGGTATTTGTATTAGCATACCTCTTGATGTCCTCTTCATAACGGGTCAGGGGATGACCTGTAATATAGAAACCCAGAACCTCCTTCTCATAAGTCAACAGCTGGTTTTCATGCCATTCTTCAACATCTGGAAACTTTGCATTTAGCTCAACCGCACCGGGGTCATTAAAAATATCAAACATATTGATTTGACCATTGGTTCTATCCCTCTGAATAGCCCCTGCTCTTTCTATGGCATCATCCAATACCCCCATTAGTTTAGAACGAAAGACACCCGTAAAGTCAAATGTCCCACACTTAATCAGGCTCTCTACAACCCTCCTGTTTGCTTTTCTGGCATCCACCCTTTCACAAAAATCAAAGATAGAGTTAAACTTTCCATCCTTCTCCCTTATGGAGATAATAGCTTCTATAGCCTGATTTCCCACATTCTTAACCCCTGCCAGCCCAAAACGAATCCTGCCGTCTATAACAGTAAAATCCCTGAAACTCTCATTGATATCAGGGGGCAAAACTTGAATCCCTTTATCATTACACTCAGTTATGTACCTGATCAGTTTATCAGTGTTCTCCTTTTCACTGGTCAGCAGGGCAGCCATAAATTCAATGGGATAGTGGGCTTTAAGGTATGCTGTCTGATACGCTATCATGGCGTAGGCAGCACTGTGTGATTTATTGAACCCATATTCTGCAAACATAGCCATTAAATCAAAAATCTTTTCTGCTTTTTCCGTCTTTATCTTATTCTTCTTAGCGCCAAGCAGGAATTTTTCTTTCTGTTTAGCCATCTCTTCCGGCTTCTTTTTGCCCATTGCCCGACGAAGAAGATCGGCATCACCCAGAGTAAAATTGGCCAGCGTACTCGCTATCTTCATTACCTGTTCCTGATAGACTATTACCCCGTATGTATCCTTTAAGACACCCTCTAGCTGCGGAACCTCATATTTTACAGGAACAGTACCGTGCTTCCTCTTGATAAAATCGTCTACCATACCGCTTCCCAGAGGACCGGGACGATACAGGGCAAGGAGAGCAATTACATCCTCTATATTCCCCGGTTTGAGTTTAATCAACAGTTCCTTCATGCCGGAGCTTTCCAGCTGGAATACGCCAGAGGTGTCCCCTGCCCCAAGTAACCTGTAGGTTAATTCATCATCCAGAGGTATCCGATTTAAATCAAGCTTCTCCTCTTTTCCTTCATTTATAATTCTCAATGCATTGTCGATTAGGGTCAGGGTCTTTAACCCCAGAAAATCGAATTTGATCAGCCCTATCTTTCCCACATCATTCATGGCAAACTGAGTAACAACCTCTCCGTTCTGCCCTTTATAAAGAGGCAGGTACTCAACAAGGGGTTTATTGGCAATTACAACCCCGGCTGCATGCGTAGATGCATGCCTTGGCAGCCCTTCTAAGGATTTGGCAAGTGAAATTAAATGCCTCACATTCTCATCGTTTTGTTCAAGCTCTTTTAGCTTAGGTTCTTGCCTCAGGGCATCTTCCAAAGAGGTATTCGGGGTGTTGGGGATTAGCTTGGCTATCCTGTCTACCTCCTTATAGGGCATATTCAAGACCCTGCCTACATCTCTCACTACACCCTTTGCCTGCATTTTACCGAATGTTATAATCTGGGCAACGTTCTTCCTGCCGTATTTATTGGCAACGTATTCTATTGTATCATCTCTGCCATCAACACAGAAATCTATATCTATATCGGGCATGCTTATCCGCCCAGGATTGAGGAATCTTTCAAATAGGAGGTCATAAAGAAGTGGATCAATATCGGTAATTTTTAGAGAATATGCCACCAGGCTCCCTGCAGCTGAGCCACGACCTGGCCCCACAGGAATGTTTCTCTTTTTTGCATAATTTACAAAGTCTGAAACAATCAAAAAGTAGCCGGAAAATCCCATGGCTTTGATAGTATTCAGCTCTTCCTCAAGTCTCTTATAATACTTATCAGAAATTGCAGATACATCCCCTACTCCAGCTTCTATAAGTTTTATCCTTTCTTTCAGTCCGTCTCTGGCTGTTTTTTCAAGATAGCTATCCAGAGATTCCCCTTGCGGAACCTTAAAATCAGGTAGATGGAGCTCATCAAATCTCAGTTCAAGGTTACATCGCTCGGCAATCTCGATGGTGTTCTTCAAGGCATCGGGGTAGGATGAAAAAAGGGCATCCATCTCCGCTGGAGACTTGAAATAAAACTCATCAGTAGCAAACCTCATCCTGTCCTGATCACTGAGGATCTTTCCCGTCTGGATGCACAGAAGCACCTCATGTGCCTTTGAATCCTCACGTTTTAAATAATGGCAGTCATTGGTTGCAACTAAAGGCAAATCAAGTATCCTGCTTATTTCTATAAGTCCTTCATTGACAGACTTCTGGAGTTCAATCTTATTGTCCTGTATCTCCAGATAGAACCTGCCATTGTTGAATATCTCTTTATACTCACTGGCAACTTTGAGGGCATTTTCTTTGTCTCCTATCTCTATTAGACGGGAAAGCTCACCGTGCAAACACCCACTAAGGGCAATCAGCCCCTCATTATGATTCTTTAACAAGTCTTTATCTACTCTGGGACGGTAGTAAAACCCCTCAAAATATGCGGCAGTTACCAATTTAAGTAAGTTTTTATATCCTGTTGTATTCTTCACCAGTAGGGTTAAATGATAGGAAGCATCAGAGATGCCCCGGGACTCCTTATTAAACCTGCTTCCAGGCGCAACATAGACTTCGCAACCAATAATCGGCTTAATTCCATTTTGATATGCCTTGGTGTAGAACTCTATAGTACCAAACATATTACCATGATCAGTCATGGCCAAAGCTGGCATTTTGTATTCCCTGGCCAAAGCAAATAGCTCATTCATCCTTATCGCCCCATCAAGCAGGCTATACTTTGTATGCAAGTGAAGATGGATGAAACCCGAGTGTTGCATATCTATTCCCATTCAATAGTGCTAGGAGGCTTAGAAGATATATCGTAAACCACTCTGTTTATACCCTTAACTTCATTGATAATCCTATTTGCCATCCTGGCAAGGACTTCATAGGGAAGCCTTACCCAATCAGCAGTCATGCCATCCGAGCTTCGGACTACTCGCAGGGCAACAACGTTTTCATATGTCCTCTCGTCTCCCATAACACCTACAGTCTTTATAGGGAGAAGCACGGCAAAGGACTGCCAGATCTGGTCTTTAAAATCGGTTTTTTCAATCTCTTCAGCAACTATACTATCTGCGTCTCGAAGGATGGATAGATTCTCTTTGGTTACCTCTCCCAGAATTCGAACAGCAAGCCCTGGCCCCGGAAAGGGTTGCCTGTTTATTATCTTCACAGGCAATCCAAGCTCTCTCCCCAGCAGCCTAACCTCATCTTTAAACAGTTCTCTCAATGGTTCTATCAATTTTAAATCCATCTTTTCCGGGAGTCCGCCTACATTGTGGTGAGTCTTGATAGTAGCCGACGGCCCTTTAAAAGAGGCACTCTCAATAACATCTGGATACAGTGTTCCCTGGGCAAGATATTCTACATTCCCAATATTTTTGGCTTCCTTCTCAAAAAGGTATATGAACTCGTTACCTATAGTTCTCCTCTTTATTTCAGGGTCGGTCACCCCTTTTAATTTCTCTAAAAATACTTCTTCTGCATTTATATAATGAAGATTCATATTATAGTGTTCACCAAAAACTGTTCTAACCTCCTGGGCTTCATTTTTTCTGAGCAACCCATTGTCAACAAAGACACATACCAGTTGATCTCCAACAGCTCGATGAAGCAAGGATGCTACTACAGATGAATCAACCCCTCCGCTTAATGCACAGATAACCGTTTTGTCTCCCACTGTTTTCTTGATTTGTAATATAGAATCCTTAATAAAAGACTCCATAGTCCAGTTTGGAAGGCATCCACAGATTCTGTAAAGGAAATTCTTTAGAATCTTCATCCCTCTTGGGGTATGAGCAACTTCCGGATGAAATTGAACACCGAAGATTCTCGACTTATTATCTTTTATAGCAGCTATAGGGGAGTTTTTACTATGGGCAATTGGGGTAAAACCAGGTGGCATAACCTTAATTTTGTCACTATGGCTCATCCACACATCGATAAAGGAGGTGTTCTCGAAACCCAGGAATAGATCTGTAAAATCATCTATAAAAAGCCTCGTATGTCCATATTCACGCCTGGCTGAACCTTTAACCTTTCCACCCATGATATGGGCCATAAACTGCATTCCATAACATATACCCAGAATTGGGAGGTTTAGTTTGAAAATCTCCGGGGAACAGTAAGGAGCTGTTTCATCGTAGACACTGGAGGGACCTCCGGAAAAGATAATTCCTTTAGGGTTAAACTTCTCAATCTTCTCCAGATTGACATTGAAAGGCTGAATTTCACAGTATACTTTGCATTCTCTTACCCTTCTTGCAATCAATTGGGTATATTGGGAACCAAAGTCGAGGATCAGTATCTTTTCTTGATGGATGTCAACTGACACACTTATATCTCTTCTTAGTTGAGGAGTTGGAACTCTTTAACTCTTTAACTTTTAGTCTATTCCAGCCGGTAATTCGGGGCTTCCTTGGTGATGATAACGTCATGGACATGGCTTTCTCTTAAACCGGCAGCAGTAACCTTTATGAATTTGCCTTTCTTACGTAACTCTTGAAGATTTTTGCACCCAACATAGCCCATCCCTGCTTTTAGCCCTCCCAATAATTGGTATATATTTGAGGACAAAGAACCCCTATAAGGGATCCTTCCTTCAATCCCCTCTGGAACAAGTTTGGCATCACTTATTATGTCATCCTGATAGTACCGATCCCTGCTACCCTTCTTCATTGCCTCAATAGAACCCATTCCTCTATACACCTTGTAGCTTCTTCCCTGAAAGATTATAGTTTCTCCAGGACTCTCGTCTGTCCCGGCAATCAGGTTTCCTATCATAACGCTGTGTGCCCCGGCAACCAGGGCTTTAGTTATGTCTCCTGAGTATTTTATTCCCCCATCAGCAATAAGAGGGATCTCAAATTTCTTTCCTATCTTTGCGCAATCCATTATAGCTGTTATTTGAGGGACACCAACCCCGGCAATTACTCTCGTTGTACATATAGACCCTGGTCCCACACCTACCTTTACTCCATCACAACCTGCCTTTATAAGATCCAGAGTAGCATCCGCAGTAGCTGCATTCCCGGCTATCAACTCGCAATCAGGAAAATTCTTCTTAGTATCGGCAATAGCTTCTATAACACTTTTGGTATGAGCATGGGATGTATCTATCACAATAACATCTGCGCCAGCTTTTAGAAGTTTTTCGGTTCTCTCCTCCCTATTCGAAGTTATACCAATAGCTGCCCCTACACGAAGCCTCCCCAACTGATCCTTGCACGCATTCGGATATTTCCTTATCTTTTCTATATCCTTTATAGTTATTAAACCCTTCAGATTATTCCTGTCATCCACAACAAGGAGTTTCTCTATTCGGTTTTTATGGAGGAGTTTTTTGGAGTCCTCCATGGTAATTCCTACAGGGGCAGTAACAAGGTTTTCTTTAGTCATTACAGAGCTTATCTTTTGATCAAGGTCAGTTTCAAACCTAAGGTCTCTGTTAGTCAGTATCCCCACCAGTTTCCCTCCTTTAACGATCGGGACACCAGAAATCCTGTATTTTTCCATTACCTCTAAGGCTTCGTATATCTTCTGGTCAGGATGCATAGTTATCGGATCCACGATCATCCCACTCTCAGATTTCTTTACTTTATCAACTTCAGATACCTGCGATTCGATACTCATATTTCTATGAATAACCCCTATTCCTCCTTCACGTGCCATGCTAATGGCCGTTCTGTATTCTGTGACTGTGTCCATGGCTGCGCTGACCAGAGGTATATTCAATTCTATAGATTTTGTAAGAAGCGTACGTACCTCTACGTCTTTAGGCAGGATATCAGACTTTCCGGGCAGTAAAAAGACATCGTCAAATGTCAGAGCAGTAGTAAAATTATCTTCAATCATTCATATCTCCCAGTAAAGAAACATTTGAAATTGGATTTAATCTTTTTATAATAATTTCCTTTCCTTGTCAAGGTAAAAGACAGAGCGGTTTTTCCTTGACAGGTCTTATGTTAATCCGGTATAAAAAGTTAATAAAAAAGCAAAAAGTATTTAAGGTTTTTTGAAGGAGGTAAAAGATGATAGTTGTTGTCGCTGTTCTAAAGGCACAGGCAGGAAAAGAAAGGGAGATGGAAGATGCATTAAGGGCTGTGATCCTAAAGGTTCAACCTGAAGAAGGAACTCTCGCATACGCCCTTCATCGTGCTAAGAATGAACCAGGGACATTTCTGTTCTATGAGAAGTACAAAGATAAGGCTGCATTTGACCATCACAGTACTACGCCGTATATTCAGGAACTCTTTGGCAAAATAGGTCCCTTGCTAGCCGCAAGACCGAGCATAGAGATGTATGAGGAGTTAGCAGCAAAGAAATAATCTATCCTTGTCCGGCTGTTAAAAGGTCTTATGATCAACGGTAACCTCATCAATCCACCTGAGATAATCTTCTGAACCTGAATGAATCGGAAGGGATATTATCTCTGGCACCTCATAGGTATGAAGCATTTTCACCCTCTCCTTAATCTGCTGAAATAACGATTCTTTACTTTTCAGAATCATCAAGACTTCATTCTCATCACAGATTTCACCCTTCCAGCTAAATATCGATCTTATTTCAGGGATAATATTGGCACACGCGGCTAGTTCCTCTTCTACCAGAACCTTTCCAATCTTCACTGCTTCTTCTGCCGAACTTGCAGTAATAAGAATTGTAATATACGTAGTCCCTACCATTTTTTTCTACATCCTTTAATGAAGTTAAAAATCAGTAACCTAAGAATACATGTTTACTAGGATTTCCCGCAGAGCCTGTCCTAAGCAAGGTGACAAGATTCCTCGCTTCGCTCGGAATGACAGGTGAAGGGTTGGAAATGACAGGCAAAGGGCTCAAAATGACAGCATTACATATGTATTTATGAAACGATGTACTAGATATATAGTTGTCTGTCAAGATTTTTTGTCTTGATTTAGGCGGATATAACTGCTAAATAATTAAGAGGATTTTCAGACTAAACAACAGCGCACCTGAGTGTGCTGTTGTGCGGAGCGGGAAAGGAAGCTTAAAGGTTTTTATATGAATGCCTTAAAGGTTAGTCAAAATTTGTACCTGATAGACTTAGAGCAGAATTTTATGGGATTCAGGAATTTCATAGGTTCATGGGTATACATTGGCGATTATACCCTTCTTGTCGATGTGGGTCCCTCTGCTACAGTGAAAGAACTTGTAACATCTTTAAAAACCATAGGAATTAAAAAATTGGACTACATCCTTTTAACCCATATCCATCTGGACCATGCCGGTGGCGTTGGAGAACTTACAGAGTACTTCCCCAGAGCGAAAGTTGTATGCCACGAACGGGCTGTGGAGCATCTGATAGAACCTCAGGGTCTCTGGGAAGCGACAAAAAAGACACTGGGTGATATAGCCATGGTATATGGAGAGATAAGCCCTGTCTCAGAGAAAAAAATAATCCCCTCTTTTCAGTTCCATATAGATGGCATTGATGCTATAAATACACCAGGCCATGCTGTGCATCATGTAAGTTATACCTGTGATAGATACCTATTTGCCGGAGAGGCAGGGGGTGTATTTCATTCTTTTAATGATGAAACCTACCAACGGCCTGCCACCCCACCCAGATTGCATCTTGAAGAAGCGATAGAAAGCTTAGACAAACTTCTGAATCTGGGCAAAAAAAAGATCTGTTTCGGACACTTTGGAACATATGAAGATTCTATAGAAATGCTTGAAAGACACAGGGAACAACTGTTTCTCTGGAAGGAAGTAATAGCCGAAGAGATTAAAAGGTCATTAAATAAGGAAAATCTAATTGAAGACTGTATGTCAAAACTCCTTGCAGCAGACAAGTCCTTTGCATCATTTAATTATCTTGATGATGATATTAGAGAAAGGGAG
This genomic stretch from Thermodesulfobacteriota bacterium harbors:
- a CDS encoding MBL fold metallo-hydrolase; this encodes MGFRNFIGSWVYIGDYTLLVDVGPSATVKELVTSLKTIGIKKLDYILLTHIHLDHAGGVGELTEYFPRAKVVCHERAVEHLIEPQGLWEATKKTLGDIAMVYGEISPVSEKKIIPSFQFHIDGIDAINTPGHAVHHVSYTCDRYLFAGEAGGVFHSFNDETYQRPATPPRLHLEEAIESLDKLLNLGKKKICFGHFGTYEDSIEMLERHREQLFLWKEVIAEEIKRSLNKENLIEDCMSKLLAADKSFASFNYLDDDIREREKYFITNSIKGYIGYISSIKTL
- a CDS encoding DNA polymerase III subunit alpha, translating into MGIDMQHSGFIHLHLHTKYSLLDGAIRMNELFALAREYKMPALAMTDHGNMFGTIEFYTKAYQNGIKPIIGCEVYVAPGSRFNKESRGISDASYHLTLLVKNTTGYKNLLKLVTAAYFEGFYYRPRVDKDLLKNHNEGLIALSGCLHGELSRLIEIGDKENALKVASEYKEIFNNGRFYLEIQDNKIELQKSVNEGLIEISRILDLPLVATNDCHYLKREDSKAHEVLLCIQTGKILSDQDRMRFATDEFYFKSPAEMDALFSSYPDALKNTIEIAERCNLELRFDELHLPDFKVPQGESLDSYLEKTARDGLKERIKLIEAGVGDVSAISDKYYKRLEEELNTIKAMGFSGYFLIVSDFVNYAKKRNIPVGPGRGSAAGSLVAYSLKITDIDPLLYDLLFERFLNPGRISMPDIDIDFCVDGRDDTIEYVANKYGRKNVAQIITFGKMQAKGVVRDVGRVLNMPYKEVDRIAKLIPNTPNTSLEDALRQEPKLKELEQNDENVRHLISLAKSLEGLPRHASTHAAGVVIANKPLVEYLPLYKGQNGEVVTQFAMNDVGKIGLIKFDFLGLKTLTLIDNALRIINEGKEEKLDLNRIPLDDELTYRLLGAGDTSGVFQLESSGMKELLIKLKPGNIEDVIALLALYRPGPLGSGMVDDFIKRKHGTVPVKYEVPQLEGVLKDTYGVIVYQEQVMKIASTLANFTLGDADLLRRAMGKKKPEEMAKQKEKFLLGAKKNKIKTEKAEKIFDLMAMFAEYGFNKSHSAAYAMIAYQTAYLKAHYPIEFMAALLTSEKENTDKLIRYITECNDKGIQVLPPDINESFRDFTVIDGRIRFGLAGVKNVGNQAIEAIISIREKDGKFNSIFDFCERVDARKANRRVVESLIKCGTFDFTGVFRSKLMGVLDDAIERAGAIQRDRTNGQINMFDIFNDPGAVELNAKFPDVEEWHENQLLTYEKEVLGFYITGHPLTRYEEDIKRYANTNTLDIVEFHDGAEIKIGGMVSSVREINTRKGDRMARVTLEDLKGFIEIVVFPDIYKETSSFLKGEEPILILGTLAMEEENPKVIAKKIIPLSEAKEKLNVGIHFTVKTSSVTREHLEKLRDILLNHKGNSEAFLHLVLPNFIETVISLGEEFRLTPSEVLFKKVEELFGCQVAS
- the guaA gene encoding glutamine-hydrolyzing GMP synthase, yielding MSVDIHQEKILILDFGSQYTQLIARRVRECKVYCEIQPFNVNLEKIEKFNPKGIIFSGGPSSVYDETAPYCSPEIFKLNLPILGICYGMQFMAHIMGGKVKGSARREYGHTRLFIDDFTDLFLGFENTSFIDVWMSHSDKIKVMPPGFTPIAHSKNSPIAAIKDNKSRIFGVQFHPEVAHTPRGMKILKNFLYRICGCLPNWTMESFIKDSILQIKKTVGDKTVICALSGGVDSSVVASLLHRAVGDQLVCVFVDNGLLRKNEAQEVRTVFGEHYNMNLHYINAEEVFLEKLKGVTDPEIKRRTIGNEFIYLFEKEAKNIGNVEYLAQGTLYPDVIESASFKGPSATIKTHHNVGGLPEKMDLKLIEPLRELFKDEVRLLGRELGLPVKIINRQPFPGPGLAVRILGEVTKENLSILRDADSIVAEEIEKTDFKDQIWQSFAVLLPIKTVGVMGDERTYENVVALRVVRSSDGMTADWVRLPYEVLARMANRIINEVKGINRVVYDISSKPPSTIEWE
- the cutA gene encoding divalent-cation tolerance protein CutA; this encodes MVGTTYITILITASSAEEAVKIGKVLVEEELAACANIIPEIRSIFSWKGEICDENEVLMILKSKESLFQQIKERVKMLHTYEVPEIISLPIHSGSEDYLRWIDEVTVDHKTF
- a CDS encoding putative quinol monooxygenase, whose product is MIVVVAVLKAQAGKEREMEDALRAVILKVQPEEGTLAYALHRAKNEPGTFLFYEKYKDKAAFDHHSTTPYIQELFGKIGPLLAARPSIEMYEELAAKK
- the guaB gene encoding IMP dehydrogenase → MIEDNFTTALTFDDVFLLPGKSDILPKDVEVRTLLTKSIELNIPLVSAAMDTVTEYRTAISMAREGGIGVIHRNMSIESQVSEVDKVKKSESGMIVDPITMHPDQKIYEALEVMEKYRISGVPIVKGGKLVGILTNRDLRFETDLDQKISSVMTKENLVTAPVGITMEDSKKLLHKNRIEKLLVVDDRNNLKGLITIKDIEKIRKYPNACKDQLGRLRVGAAIGITSNREERTEKLLKAGADVIVIDTSHAHTKSVIEAIADTKKNFPDCELIAGNAATADATLDLIKAGCDGVKVGVGPGSICTTRVIAGVGVPQITAIMDCAKIGKKFEIPLIADGGIKYSGDITKALVAGAHSVMIGNLIAGTDESPGETIIFQGRSYKVYRGMGSIEAMKKGSRDRYYQDDIISDAKLVPEGIEGRIPYRGSLSSNIYQLLGGLKAGMGYVGCKNLQELRKKGKFIKVTAAGLRESHVHDVIITKEAPNYRLE